A genomic region of Caloramator mitchellensis contains the following coding sequences:
- a CDS encoding DMT family transporter, whose amino-acid sequence MKTKGFIYAILSAIFFGSAGIFVKNGYEQNFSPVDLLMLQYIIAGIILLFYSIIRYREKMKLSKELLKKLLIQGAIFNTLMTVFFYSTFKYLDVAVTTILLYTYPVMVALYSFIFLKEKLSKIKVLSIIGTLAGCYLVLNINQISAGNNYTIGIIFGILSAIFYAAVNIYAKYIVEDVPEVLITFYTTLFSLIVLLIFNFEFVFKLSNVSFESVKNAALLAFFCEIIPLTLLYSAIKYIGPVTTSIISTIEIPSAAILSFVFMKEYIDSVQMIGIFLVVACVIMLKKEAS is encoded by the coding sequence ATGAAGACAAAAGGTTTTATTTATGCAATTTTATCGGCGATATTCTTTGGCTCTGCTGGTATTTTTGTGAAGAATGGATATGAGCAGAATTTTTCACCTGTTGATTTGCTTATGCTGCAGTATATTATAGCCGGAATTATTTTACTTTTTTATTCAATTATTAGATACAGAGAAAAAATGAAATTATCAAAGGAATTACTTAAAAAACTACTAATTCAAGGTGCAATTTTCAATACATTAATGACGGTTTTCTTTTATTCCACATTTAAATATTTAGACGTTGCAGTTACTACAATACTTCTATATACATATCCAGTTATGGTTGCTTTATATAGTTTTATATTTTTAAAGGAAAAACTATCTAAAATAAAAGTGTTATCAATAATTGGAACTTTAGCCGGATGTTATCTTGTTTTAAACATAAATCAAATCAGCGCAGGGAATAATTACACTATTGGAATCATATTTGGTATTTTATCTGCGATATTTTATGCTGCCGTAAATATTTATGCAAAATACATAGTTGAAGATGTTCCGGAAGTTTTGATTACTTTTTATACAACTTTGTTTTCACTGATAGTTCTATTAATATTTAATTTTGAATTCGTATTTAAACTTTCAAACGTGAGCTTTGAATCAGTTAAAAATGCTGCACTACTTGCATTCTTCTGTGAAATAATTCCATTGACTTTGCTTTATTCTGCGATTAAATACATTGGACCTGTTACAACTTCAATAATTAGCACAATAGAAATACCATCAGCAGCAATTTTATCCTTCGTTTTTATGAAGGAATACATTGACTCTGTTCAAATGATAGGAATTTTTTTGGTTGTAGCATGTGTGATTATGTTGAAAAAAGAAGCAAGCTAA
- a CDS encoding L,D-transpeptidase — MRLFAKTIAFIVLLNFVLISSVLAKSNINYSQIVGTGMVTGVMIKNVNGFSNGEVVEILMGEKQKKFKVKSLSSGKVAWVDRSALAIESDDEIYARELDKEVIEGYINSKNFKNVSKYLLWVDIVNQKTYVLVRNNNAYKLYKTMPCSTGINTAPTTRGVFRINQRGKWFYSSYYRQGFKYWVRFNGPYLFHSLPMDKGGKIVDYTLGKKASHGCVRLSLSDAYWIYKNIPNNTIVYVN; from the coding sequence ATGAGGCTTTTTGCAAAAACTATTGCATTTATAGTATTATTAAATTTTGTTTTAATATCATCTGTTTTAGCCAAATCAAATATTAACTATAGCCAGATTGTTGGAACCGGCATGGTAACGGGCGTTATGATTAAAAACGTAAATGGTTTTTCTAATGGTGAAGTAGTAGAGATATTGATGGGTGAAAAGCAAAAAAAATTCAAAGTAAAAAGTTTATCAAGCGGGAAAGTTGCTTGGGTTGACAGGTCAGCACTTGCAATTGAATCTGATGATGAAATTTATGCTCGAGAACTTGATAAAGAAGTTATAGAAGGATATATCAACAGTAAAAATTTTAAAAATGTTTCTAAGTATTTGTTATGGGTAGATATAGTAAATCAAAAAACATATGTTTTGGTTAGAAATAATAATGCTTATAAATTGTATAAAACAATGCCCTGCTCGACAGGAATTAACACAGCACCAACTACAAGAGGCGTTTTTAGAATAAATCAAAGGGGAAAATGGTTTTATTCAAGCTATTATAGACAAGGATTTAAATATTGGGTAAGATTTAACGGTCCATACCTTTTCCACTCTCTCCCCATGGATAAGGGCGGAAAAATTGTTGACTACACCCTTGGTAAAAAGGCAAGCCATGGATGTGTTAGATTAAGTTTATCCGATGCATATTGGATATATAAAAACATCCCTAACAATACAATAGTTTATGTTAATTAA